A window of the Tursiops truncatus isolate mTurTru1 chromosome 14, mTurTru1.mat.Y, whole genome shotgun sequence genome harbors these coding sequences:
- the TCF23 gene encoding transcription factor 23, protein MSQREARAALAMPGVGKSPAKATQRSLAGTDRKRSRLSRTGQDLWEETSWSNPRWSRAAPSPRGSGARRLARGRSEASPENAARERSRVRTLRQAFLALQAALPAVPPDTKLSKLDVLVLATSYIAHLTRTLGHETPGPAWPPFLRGLRYLHPLKKWPMRSRLYAGGLGCSGLDSTTAVTSGQRTKEAETGTQVSGEADALLLARPLSPAPGDK, encoded by the exons ATGTCACAGAGAGAGGCCAGAGCGGCACTGGCCATGCCAGGAGTAGGGAAGAGCCCGGCCAAGGCCACACAGAGGTCGCTGGCAGGCACTGACAGGAAGAGGAGCCGCCTGAGCAGGACAGGGCAGGACCTGTGGGAAGAGACCAGCTGGAGCAACCCAAGATGGAGCAGAGCTGCCCCAAGCCCTCGAGGGTCCGGCGCCAGGAGGCTGGCTCGTGGCCGG AGTGAGGCCAGCCCTGAGAACGCCGCTCGGGAGCGGAGCCGGGTGAGGACCCTGCGCCAGGCCTTCCTGGCCCTGCAGGCCGCTCTGCCTGCCGTGCCGCCCGACACCAAGCTGTCCAAGCTGGACGTGCTGGTGCTGGCCACCAGCTACATAGCCCACCTCACCCGCACACTTGGCCATGAGACGCCCGGCCCCGCCTGGCCGCCCTTCCTGCGTGGACTCCGCTACTTGCACCCTCTCAAG AAGTGGCCGATGCGATCGCGTCTCTATGCCGGAGGCCTGGGGTGCTCTGGCCTTGACTCCACCACAGCCGTCACCTCGGGCCAAAGAACAAAGGAGGCAGAGACCGGGACCCAAGTCTCTGGAGAGGCAGACGCTCTTCTTCTCGCCAGGCCGCTCTCACCGGCACCTGGTGACAAGTGA